The following DNA comes from Triticum aestivum cultivar Chinese Spring chromosome 3D, IWGSC CS RefSeq v2.1, whole genome shotgun sequence.
GCCCTCGCCGCGCCATTGCTCGCCGGCGACCCCGACATGCTCCAGGACTTCTGCGTCGCCGACTACAAATCCCTCGACGGCCGTAAGTTTTGCTAGCTTTTCCATCCATATAGTTGTGCACATGTATAGATCATGCCTGAATGCATGCGTGTATGCTTGCAGCATTGCGGTTGAACGGGTTCCCGTGCAAGAGGCCGGAGAACGTGACGGCGGACGACTTCTTCTCCTCCGCGCTGGCACTCCCGGGCAACACCGGCAACCCCGTCGGGTCTGCGGTCACGGCGGCGAACGTGGAGAAGCTCCCGGGGCTCAACACGCTGGGCGTCTCCATGTCCCGCGTGGACTACGCGCCCTGGGGCGTGAACCCGCCGCACACCCACCCACGTGCCACCGAGATCATCTACGTGCTTGAGGGCTCCCTCGACGTCGGCTTCGTCACCACTGCCGGCAAGCTCTTCGCCCGCACCGTCTGCAAGGGCGAGCTCTTCGTCTTTCCCCGCGGCCTCGTCCACTACCAGAAGAACAACGGCGGCGCGCCGGCCATGGCGATCTCGGCATTCAACAGTCAGCTTCCGGGCACGCAGTCCCTCGCCGTGGCGATGTTCGGTGCCTCACCACCGGTGCCCACCGACGTGCTGGCCAGGGCGCTCCAGATCGACGGCGGCCTGGTGGAGACCATCAAGTCCAAGTTCCCGCCAAAGTAACTAGCCTTGCATTTGCATGCATGAGGTTGGTTGGGTCTGTTCTACGTGCGTACGTGCTGCTAATAATGACGACGACCAAGTGCAGTTTCAATTCATTTGCTTGACAGTATCTTTTGTACCATACTCTGATCGATTCCTTTGTGTCGGTGCATGTTTAGTGAAGGGTGTCGCCTGTTTTACTGTTAATTGTTGCTTTTTGTTCACGAATGAGCTACCGGTGATTAATTTGTATGTGTCCATTATTGCTGAAAATGAATGTGCCTTATTGCTTTAACTGTCATGAATTTTTTGTATGaaaaggaacatatctattatgaAGTTTCATTGAaagtacaaagcacctcaaacGTAATAAAAAATACATCAAGGATTATGAACCATGGAACGACCATTGCCGCTGCCAGAACGAGCCGCTGACGTGCCGTTGTCGTTGCTCTAGTACCGAAGCCGTCCTGACCGTGTCGATGACGGTCGGGAATTCTTCGTCCACGTCCCCTTAAGGACCTGTGGCCCAGAGCCGCAGTCGTCGCCGTTGAATTCTTGAATCGATACGAAGAAACTTACATCAAATATCATCGTTGCGTATGCACGGCAAGAAACCCTAATCTCGCCGCGCAAGTAGCTGGCAGGAATCTACGTTAGAGCTCCGTTTAATGCGCCCTAACGAGCGAACTTGGGGAGGATCGGAGCATGGAAGACTAACTCAAAGAAGATGCGTCATCTATCTGAGCGTCACTCCTACAAGGATTAAAACCCTACCAATCTACTAGCCGGAGCCGAGGCACCAGAAAATCCCTGCCCGCCACCGTCCGCTGGAGTGGCAGGCAGAGGGCAGGTGAATCCTTGGGCTCACCGACAAAGTTCGAGGGGAGGAAAGGCTTTCCCTAGTGATGTACAAGTCACATGATAAAGAATAGATTGCATGCAGCTGTACAATTTTATTATGTGTCATTCTCTGACATTGATATATAAATTGAAATTATTGAATGCGTGATAGTTTGCATAGACAACACGATCATGATTTGCACCGACAGTTTTTGTATCAAGCAACACTGTTTGGCCCAAAAAAGAAGTAACACTGCTCACTGTCGCACCTCTCACGTACATCCCCTGAGTATGGCTGGCTCTACCAACCTCCCACGTCCACACGAAGCTGTGAACCTTCCTCTTCTCTCACGCCTAATTGGTTTGAGTATGGCTGGCTCTACCAACCTCTCACGTACACGAAGCTGTGAACCTTCCTCTTCTCTCACCTAACTGGTTAAGTAACTTGGTCACATGATCAACCGATCCTGCCATCCATCACGTCATCATCAAGTTAATTAGAGTACCTACTTCTGTCGATGTCATCTACAGATACCGCCTCCCAATGCTCCCCTCTCCATCAAACCGAAAGTTTCTGACCGAGTTAACCACCTGCAGCCAGCTCACGCAGCTACTAACCACATAGATCAAGGACACCGCCGATTAACAAGGAATAGTCGTGGCCAAGCTCCCTGCTGGGCAATTTTTTGGTCATGTAACGAGAAGACTTGGACAAAGCA
Coding sequences within:
- the LOC123080720 gene encoding germin-like protein 1-3; protein product: MAPKQLPAVLLAACATVLALAAPLLAGDPDMLQDFCVADYKSLDGPLRLNGFPCKRPENVTADDFFSSALALPGNTGNPVGSAVTAANVEKLPGLNTLGVSMSRVDYAPWGVNPPHTHPRATEIIYVLEGSLDVGFVTTAGKLFARTVCKGELFVFPRGLVHYQKNNGGAPAMAISAFNSQLPGTQSLAVAMFGASPPVPTDVLARALQIDGGLVETIKSKFPPK